The genomic DNA TAGAGATTAGAGGTCGATCGTGTGGGCTCTGCAGGTACCCATCCCCGACCTTCCAGACTGTATTCAACCCAGGCATGCCTGTAACCGACCAAAGAATAGCTTCCACTTGAAGGCCACCTGCCACCTCTATCCGCATACCCGTATACGACTCTTGCAGGAATGTTTGCCGCTCTAGCTAGTGCAACCGATAGCATTGCATAATCCTCACAGACCCCACTACGGGTCTGAAGTGCCCTGAGTGCGCCACTATTACGGTTGTCTGCTGAGGCATTATAGGAGATGTTGTTAGCTACCCAGCGGGTAATAGCTTGTGCTTTTTCCCAATCCGTTGAAAGACCTTGTGTTATCTGGTTAGATAAATTTACTATTTCTGAATTTGTACTTTCTATTCCGGTGGAAGAACCCAGATATGAAGAACTTTTGTTGCTGTTTGTAGGAATATAGTCTGCAAAAAACTCAATGTTTGAACTCCGTACCTGAGTCTTAATTTCTATAATAATTTCTTCACCGGGTTCTAGCGTGCCCAGTGAAAACACTGCAACCCTTGTCCCTGACACGGTTTCAATTTCAGGTTCTATGGAAAAACTCTCATTTCTGCGTGATTGATACAAAGAACTGGAACTGACTAGCGGCACCTCAACACGAACATCTTTAGCTTCCTTATCACTGGTGTTTTTAACATCCACCTGCATCATATACCGATGGTCACGTGATGACCAGGTACGGTATGGATTGGCTCGAGTTGGTGCTACTTCCTCTACAACTTCAACCTCAACGGGCTCCTCTTTGGCTTCAGGCTTGTCATCTCTTCTTTCGGCGATGGTTGTTGTGTTGCTCTGCTGAGAACTTGTATTGTTCCTGGAGCTGTTTTCTGTATTGGCAGAAGCCGTTGCGCTTCGTTCTGCAGGTTTGTTTTCTTCGGTGGCTTCGTCTTGCTGCTCTTCCTGTACTTCCTGATCTTCTTCTTTCTGCTCTTCTTCCTCTATGTCATCTGTTGTTATTTGCTGTGATGGTGGCAGTTCGGTTGCCGCAGTTGGTGCCGTTGGTACTGGTGCTGCCTGCTCCTCAGGCTTGTACGATTCGTCTGCACTGGCTAATACCGCCTCAGGTTCCCGCTCACCGCCAAACGGTGAGAGTTGATGCATGGCAAAAGAGCTGCTGGCAAACAAGAACACCACTGCTACGTACACTAAAAACTTGGAAAAACCTTTTTTCATTTCCTTTACCCCCGTTTCCGGAGGGGCCCTCGACCTGCCGAATAAAAAAAACTTCAGCCGTAGCTAAAGTTTTTTAGAAATACAAAAACTCCGCTCTTCGGCAACCTGGCGATCGTAGGCGTGTGCCCTTAGACCCATGGCTTTGCGTCCCTGCCTTTCAGCAGGTTTGCCTTTGTCGGATAGGAGACCCCATTCCGCTTTTTAAATTTTTTCCGGTTCCCACACCGGGTTTTATAGATCCCGTACTCCCCTTTTCTACACTCTTATCTAATTTCCTGCTTATTTCCAAAAAAAACTAAAGTTTTTTTATTTTTTTTTCTTTTTTACCCTAAGTTAAACTACAAGAGTCAAAAAAATTACCATAATACCGGAATGATTTTGCGACAAATTGCCGAATTATAGCGTAGCTGGAGGTGAATTACAGGTGCTTCTTGCTTTAATTGCGGCCGTTGCCGTAGGTTGCGGTGATAATACGGAACAACCTCCGGCCGGGGAAGATGACAACGGGGACGAGATGAAGAGTATCAGCAAGTTATAGAATATCTTGAAGAGAATTTCAGCAGCTAGCCAGGCATAACAGCCTGGTTTTTTTTGCTTC from Dethiobacter alkaliphilus AHT 1 includes the following:
- a CDS encoding transglutaminase-like domain-containing protein, which codes for MKKGFSKFLVYVAVVFLFASSSFAMHQLSPFGGEREPEAVLASADESYKPEEQAAPVPTAPTAATELPPSQQITTDDIEEEEQKEEDQEVQEEQQDEATEENKPAERSATASANTENSSRNNTSSQQSNTTTIAERRDDKPEAKEEPVEVEVVEEVAPTRANPYRTWSSRDHRYMMQVDVKNTSDKEAKDVRVEVPLVSSSSLYQSRRNESFSIEPEIETVSGTRVAVFSLGTLEPGEEIIIEIKTQVRSSNIEFFADYIPTNSNKSSSYLGSSTGIESTNSEIVNLSNQITQGLSTDWEKAQAITRWVANNISYNASADNRNSGALRALQTRSGVCEDYAMLSVALARAANIPARVVYGYADRGGRWPSSGSYSLVGYRHAWVEYSLEGRGWVPAEPTRSTSNLYFGKLPHNGYIIQNYNNMNLKFNQSSKISISWTHSLY
- a CDS encoding Vmc-like lipoprotein signal peptide domain-containing protein encodes the protein MLLALIAAVAVGCGDNTEQPPAGEDDNGDEMKSISKL